The following proteins are co-located in the Purpureocillium takamizusanense chromosome 10, complete sequence genome:
- the SUR7 gene encoding Eisosomes component (EggNog:ENOG503P188~COG:S~TransMembrane:3 (n7-22c28/29o116-137i149-173o193-212i)) has product MFKNAPLGLAALILLAASLLFLWFVILAGVSDVTPLKYTYFLQADTDGITGARPVSRWTYFYVCGAPDNADCGSAHPAPPFGKFAWDRDPQNAPDALVGSHGSGTTSFKYYYMWRFGWVFLLLTLFFETLSFFTGFLACCGRLGAAISFLLGGFALFLYSIGAALTTATFVMARDQFKDDGRDANIGRWAFGFLWGSYAGLLISVVLFALGMRKDRNAAAASGAAGGRRRFWGRRSRSTRSRSYDGRRVKDDYS; this is encoded by the exons ATGTTCAAGA ACGCgcctctcggcctcgcggccctcatcctcctcgcggcctccctcctcttcctctggttcgtcatcctcgccggcgtcagCGACGTCACGCCCCTCAAGTACACCTACTTCCTCCAGGCCGACACCGACGGCATCaccggcgcccgccccgtctccCGCTGGACTTACTTCTACGTCTGCGGCGCTCCGGACAATGCCGACTGCGGCTCCGCCcatcccgcgccgccctttGGCAAGTTCGCCTGGGACAGGGACCCCCAGAACGCGCCtgatgccctcgtcggctcCCACGGCTCCGGCACCACAAGCTTCAAGTATTACTACATGTGGCGCTTCGGCTGggtcttcctcctcctgaCCCTCTTCTTCGAGACTCTGTCTTTCTTCACCGGCTTCCTCGCCTGCtgtggccgcctcggcgccgccatttCCTTCCTGCTTGGTGGCTTTGCCCTGTTCCTCTACTCCATTGGTGCTGCCCTGACCAC TGCCACATTTGTCATGGCCCGCGACCAGTTTAAAGACGatggccgcgacgccaacATCGGCCGCTGGGCCTTTGGATTCCTCTGGGGCTCCTACGCCGGCCTGCTCATCTCCGTCGTGCTTTTCGCCCTCGGCATGCGCAAGGACCGAAACGCCGCTGCGGCCTcgggcgctgcgggcggccgccggcgcttctgggggcgacggagccgcagcacccgcagccgctcctacgacggccgccgcgtcaaGGACGACTACTCGTAA
- a CDS encoding uncharacterized protein (EggNog:ENOG503P45X) yields the protein MIDDDSKYFCSSGDIPVGGPSTWHIIDWDQRRVVSVTMDGEQDDESIAIEHFSRYSSQLSPDIYRIHVSHTGEIISTYIDSNNDQTCCVHYPFLHEIFLPEGIQTVRRDELEELERLGPDADLVAYPPCSGGSAKKVVFKYYFLWQYAQMSWKEMNLWMRLPRHPNIVPFDRIVVDELEGRVVGFTNVYVPGGNLEENKSRVFRLEWLQQLTKVVDDLNLRYGIAHQDIAPRNLLVDESTDSVMLFDFNFAARINHPSSPGEGESYLEDRNDVKGVIFTAYEIITRDNSLRSKPHEEQNLNDLGLEWLKHPGVKLDHPVASYQLLLQEWQERRAGDLCAIHPGDVAEAIDWPSMPKPPRRTISVKDAHGQPLCITVDNWNERRQDVRERGDKVLNWERPPQRLLDNGTRVLSSGEVINC from the exons ATGATTGACGACGATTCCAAGTATTTTTGTTCGAGTGGCGACATCCCTGTCGGTGGGCCAAGCACCTGGCACATTATCGATTGGGACCAGAGACGGGTGGTTTCGGTAACCATGGACGgggagcaggacgacgagagcatTGCCATTGAACATTTCAGCCGCTATAGCAGCCAACTATCTCCCGACATCTATAGGATCCATGTATCGCATACTGGCGAGATCATCTCGACATACATTGATTCAAACAACGATCAGACCTGCTGCGTGCACTATCCATTCCTTCACGAAATCTTTCTCCCGGAAGGGATTCAGACAGTACGGCGGGACGAGCTTGAGGAACTCGAGAGGCTTGGCCCTGACGCGGACCTTGTCGCATACCCTCCATGCTCGGGAGGATCTGCTAAAAAG GTTGTATTTAAATACTACTTCTTGTGGCAGTATGCGCAAATGTCCTGGAAGGAGATGAACCTGTGGATGCGTCTGCCCCGCCACCCAAACATCGTTCCGTTTGACCGGATTGTcgttgacgagctcgagggtCGCGTGGTTGGATTCACCAACGTCTACGTGCCTGGCGGCAATCTAGAGGAGAACAAGTCGCGCGTTTTCAGACTGGAATGGCTACAGCAGCTCACAAAAGTTGTAGACGACTTGAACCTCCGATACGGTATCGCGCACCAAGACATCGCTCCGCGAAACCTCCTGGTTGACGAGTCAACAGACTCTGTCATGCTCTTTGACTTTAACTTTGCGGCCCGCATCAATCATCCTTCTTCACCTGGGGAGGGTGAGAGTTACCTCGAGGACCGGAACGATGTCAAGGGCGTTATTTTTACCGCCTACGAGATTATTACTCGAGACAATAGCCTCCGGAGTAAGCCTCACGAAGAGCAGAACCTCAACGACCTTGGTCTAGAGTGGTTGAAGCATCCAGGGGTGAAGCTAGACCATCCAGTTGCATCATATCAGCTCCTATTGCAAGAATGGCAGGAGCGAAGGGCAGGAGACCTCTGTGCCATTCATCCAGGCGACGTTGCAGAGGCCATTGACTGGCCTTCCATGCCCAAGCCACCACGGAGGACTATTTCTGTGAAGGATGCACATGGGCAGCCATTATGCATTACCGTAGACAACTGGAATGAGAGGCGGCAGGATGTGCGGGAGAGGGGTGATAAGGTCTTAAACTGGGaacggccgccgcagagaCTTCTAGACAACGGGACTCGGGTGCTCTCTAGCGGTGAAGTAATCAACTGCTAG
- a CDS encoding uncharacterized protein (COG:S~EggNog:ENOG503NTW2~BUSCO:EOG09260OLB): MAGVTEPGDALPHDLGERGERGYRRRKLAAMAGNLYRSGQAAVSEIRESYAQARARGVDEPGQESTHIPGAFPDVAITSHGEEQMVLFPSYGKHHIKRDWSRVQQTNTEAVPQQGNREDDWWRQNWERSEDEKAVVDVDVRGWIYNPQVGPMTRRNRILIGLARQLSGISAPKADQNSTPLQQQQQQQQQQQQQQQQQPPPPPLSHHQMHEQLREQERITQEAAAIERKGQEEKRVANAGGYTEAPQATLAQPIGDTLYPSRARRRGSQTPESAPGSPSLGPRQASSVYEMSEAELALANANLMARVAPFMTSPLVSQPITIFFYNDTQSQSRTVLTNDAGHFMVRAPLDFIPTEVRVLANERLSATQEIKIIEPRGVSLISDVDDTIKHSNISAGAREIFRNTFVRELNDLTVDGVKEWYTRMHDLGVSIHYCSNSPWQLFPVLASFFKLGGLPPGSLHLKQYSGMLQGIFEPVAERKKSTLTRLMRDFPRRKFLLVGDSGEADLEVYTDLAMANPGRILAVFIRDVTSPEKAGYFDSTFEVTRRKASSMTLDDGLAPSNGTAIRQNSAPVTPIDAPTGPMMGTLIDFSDEPEQAKLDEAAALTQVKKANAMKTLSASDLLSGKKPAPPPPAKPAALRTQQSNTEMREGVGLGLTNKPPPPPPPPPRKIGTGAHPLSQMQKSSQQSADSRSSTPKPIPPPRKDEAAEPLPPPLPRRRGPPSLKSMSPRLFGHGRSNSDVDFEPLPPPSSSLGPGSYGRSGARSGGTNSPAGGGSPNLGPVNKKLELWRRRLARAHEVLDAQGVRLYTWRRGQDVEAEAVGIVRQALEETAREEWRRGR, from the coding sequence ATGGCGGGCGTGACGGAGCCCGGCGATGCGTTGCCGcacgacctcggcgagcgcggcgagagGGGTTACAGGCGCcgcaagctcgccgccatggccggcaaTCTGTACCGCAGCGGGCAGGCCGCTGTCAGTGAGATCCGCGAGTCATACGCGCAGGCACGAGCccgcggcgtggacgagccCGGCCAGGAGAGCACGCACATACCCGGTGCCTTCCCGGACGTGGCCATCACGTcgcacggcgaggagcagatGGTGCTGTTCCCGTCGTACGGGAAGCACCACATCAAGCGCGACTGGAGCAGGGTACAGCAGACAAATACCGAGGCGGTGCCCCAGCAGGGCAACAGGGAAGACGACTGGTGGCGCCAGAATTGGGAGAggagcgaggacgagaaggccgtcgtcgacgtcgacgtccgGGGATGGATCTACAACCCGCAGGTCGGCCCCATGACGAGGAGAAATCGCATCCTGATCGGCCTTGCACGACAGCTGAGCGGAATATCGGCGCCCAAGGCGGACCAGAACTCCACgccgctccagcagcagcaacaacagcagcagcaacagcagcaacagcagcaacagcaacctcccccgccgccattgaGCCACCACCAGATGCACGAGCAGCTACGCGAGCAGGAGCGCATCACacaagaagctgctgccATTGAGCGCAAGGGacaggaggagaagcgcgtTGCAAACGCCGGCGGATATACCGAGGCGCCGCAGGCGACCTTGGCCCAACCCATCGGTGACACCCTATACccgtctcgagctcgtcgccgtggcagccAAACTCCCGAGTCGGCGCCGGGAAGTCCAAGTCTCGGGCCGCGCCAGGCGTCAAGCGTTTACGAGATGAGTGAGGCAGAACTGGCTCTCGCAAACGCCAACCTCATGGCCCGCGTCGCGCCCTTCATGACCAGTCCTCTCGTCTCACAACCCATCACCATCTTCTTCTACAACGACACCCAGTCCCAGTCACGCACGGTCCTGACAAATGACGCTGGCCACTTCATGGTCCGCGCCCCCCTCGATTTTATCCCAACCGAGGTGCGTGTGCTGGCCAACGAGCGACTTTCGGCGACGCAGGAGATCAAAATCATCGAGCCTCGGGGCGTGAGCCTTATCAGCGATGTCGACGACACCATCAAGCACTCTAAcatctcggccggcgcgcgaGAGATCTTCCGCAACACCTTTGTGCGCGAACTGAACGACctcaccgtcgacggcgtcaaggaATGGTACACACGGATGCATGACCTCGGCGTCAGCATCCACTACTGCTCCAACAGCCCTTGGCAGCTGTTTCCCGTGCTGGCGAGCTTCTTCAAGCTCGGCGGACTGCCCCCGGGGTCGTTGCATCTGAAGCAGTACTCGGGCATGCTGCAGGGCATCTTCGAGCCTGTGGCCGAGCGCAAGAAGTCGACGCTGACCCGCCTCATGCGCGACTTCCCGCGCCGCAAgttcctgctcgtcggcgacagcggcgaggcGGATCTCGAGGTGTACACGGACCTGGCAATGGCAAACCCGGGGCGCATCctggccgtcttcatccGCGACGTGACCAGCCCGGAGAAGGCCGGGTACTTTGACTCGACTTTTGAGGTGACACGCCGCAAGGCGTCGAGTATGACGCTGGACGATGGCTTGGCACCCTCGAACGGCACCGCGATCCGGCAGAACTCGGCTCCAGTGACACCTATCGATGCGCCGACGGGCCCCATGATGGGCACCTTGATCGACTTCTCTGACGAGCCAGAGCAAGccaagctggacgaggcggcggcgcttaCCCAGGTGAAGAAGGCCAATGCCATGAAGACTCTCAGTGCATCGGACCTGCTCTCGGGCAAGAaacctgcgccgccgccgcctgcgaaACCGGCCGCGCTGCGGACCCAGCAATCAAACACGGAAatgcgcgagggcgtcggaTTGGGCCTGACGaacaagccgccgccgccgccgccaccaccaccgagaAAGATAGGGACAGGGGCTCATCCTCTCTCGCAAATGCAAAAGTCTTCCCAACAGTCTGCCGACAGCCGAAGCAGTACACCGAAACCGATACCGCCGCCCCGCAAAGACGAAGCAGCTgaacccctcccccctcccctgccgcgccgtcgtggccccCCTTCGCTTAAGAGCATGAGCCCGCGGCTCTTTGGCCACGGGCGGTCTAACTCGGACGTCGACTTCGAacctttgccgccgccatcatcgtcgcttGGCCCCGGTTCATACGGCCGGTCTGGTGCGCGCTCGGGCGGGACCAACAGTCCCGCGGGAGGCGGCTCGCCTAACCTAGGCCCCGTGAACAAGAAGTTGGAgctgtggcggcggaggctggCCAGGGCGCACGAGGTGCTTGACGCGCAGGGCGTGAGGCTGTACACATGGCGCAGGGGTCAGGACgtggaggccgaggcggtgggcATCGTGaggcaggcgctcgaggagacggcTCGGGaggagtggcggcgggggaggtgA
- the DRS1 gene encoding RNA helicase (COG:A~EggNog:ENOG503NXAQ), translating to MAPQKRKPDDDFIYTLSDNEDGPVADEELQAVAPPKKKAKTSKKSKPTKKVKKNANQIEEDEGLEEEAPEGVWGRNDEDDGAMDSDFEFVAEDGGLGEDEDFEGWGFDGARKGISSNRKGVDIDDIIRRRREKKDGKGAQPDAEELARDADPSDAEDSEVENGMEVDLDDDADEVLADDAFGMNAAWEDEDESGGDKGAEGEDDEAASDNDSVATPVAHPEDNESDASDQEDREEQAKRDAFFAPEDKQKAGKTDVSSFMALSLSRPILKGLSAVGFSKPTPIQSKTIPIALLGKDLVGGAVTGSGKTGAFMIPILERLLYRPNKVATTRVVVLTPTRELAMQCYAVATKLASHTDIKFTLAVGGLSLKVQEAELRRRPDVVIATPGRFIDHMRNSASFSVDTVEILVLDEADRMLEDGFADELNEILTTLPKSRQTMLFSATMTSTVDRLIRLGMNKPVRLMVDAQKKTVGTLVQEFVRLRPGREEKRMGYLVHLCKTLYTERVIIFFRQKKEAHRARIIFGLLDLSCAELHGSMNQTQRIESVESFRDGKVSYLLATDLASRGLDIKGVDTVINYEAPQSLEIYVHRVGRTARAGRKGVAVTLAAETDRKVVKSAVKAGKAQGAKITSRVISPGDADKWQGQIDEMEEEIDAVMQEEKEEKQFAHAEMQVKKGENMMEHEAEIKGRPKRTWFETQHDKKKAKEAGREELNGMRETMKKKGSGRLSNKDKKRLDAKADRTDEKLWKKGKNAAAAAAAGPKGRGGGKKAGKAGKPKGKARR from the exons ATGGCGCCGCAAAAACGGAAACCTGACGACGACTTCATCTACACTCTCTCCGACAACGAGGACGGCCCCGTCGCGGATGAAGAGTTGCAGGCAGTCGCGCCtcccaagaagaaggcaaAGACAAGTAAGAAGAGCAAACCGACAAAGAAGGTCAAGAAGAATGCGAATCAAATAGAAGAGGATGAGGGCCTGGAGGAAGAAGCCCCAGAGGGTGTTTGGGGGCGCaatgacgaggatgacggcgccATGGACTCAGATTTTGAGTTTGTCgcagaagacggcggcctcggcgaggacgaggattTCGAGGGATGGGGCTTCGATGGTGCCAGGAAGGGTATCTCTTCGAACCGGAAAGGTGTTGAtatcgacgacatcatccgACGCAGAAGAGAGAAgaaggacggcaagggcgcgcAACCAGATGCCGAGGAACTGGCCCGCGATGCTGACcccagcgacgccgaggattCCGAGGTCGAGAACGGCATGGAGGTCGATctggatgacgatgccgatgaagtgctcgccgacgatgcttTCGGCATGAATGCCGCTtgggaggatgaggatgaatCTGGTGGAGACAAGggggccgagggcgaagacgatgaggCCGCCTCGGATAACGACTCAGTCGCCACACCGGTCGCACACCCTGAAGACAACGAGTCCGACGCCAGTGACCAAGAAGACCGGGAGGAGCAAGCCAAACGGGATGCTTTCTTTGCGCCCGAGGATAAGCAAAAGGCAGGTAAGACAGATGTCTCCTCCTTCATGGCGCTGTCGCTGTCCCGCCCCATCCTGAAGGGACTGTCGGCCGTCGGCTTCTCCAAACCAACGCCCATTCAATCCAAAACGATACCGATCGCACTGCTGGGCAAAGATCTCGTGGGTGGCGCTGTGACGGGTTCCGGCAAGACGGGCGCTTTCATGATCCCCATCCTGGAGCGTCTCCTCTACCGCCCGAATAAGGTGGCGACGACACGCGTTGTGGTCCTCACGCCGACTCGTGAATTGGCGATGCAGTGCTATGCCGTGGCTACCAAACTGGCATCTCACACCGACATCAAGTTCACGCTGGCCGTCGGTGGTCTAAGCCTCAAGGTTCAGGAGGCGGAAttgcggcgccggcccgaCGTGGTCATTGCTACTCCTGGTCGCTTCATCGACCACATGCGCAACTCGGCCAGCTTCAGCGTCGACACGGTCGAGATTctggtgctcgacgaggccgatcGCATGCTGGAAGATGGATTTGCGGATGAGCTGAACGAGATCCTCACGACGCTGCCCAAGTCGCGCCAGACGATGCTCTTCTCCGCCACCATGACGTCGACCGTCGACCGCCTCATCCGTCTGGGCATGAACAAGCCAGTGAGGCTGATGGTGGACGCACAAAAGAAGACGGTGGGCACGCTGGTGCAGGAGTTTGTGCGGCTGCGCCCCGGCCGCGAAGAGAAGCGCATGGGCTACCTTGTGCACCTCTGCAAAACGCTTTACACGGAGCGCGTCATCATATTTTTCCGGCAAAAGAAAGAGGCACACAGGGCGCGCATCATTTTTGGCCTGTTGGACCTCTCCTGCGCTGAGTTGCACGGAAGCATGAATCAGACACAG CGAATTGAAAGCGTCGAGTCGTTCCGTGATGGCAAGGTGTCGTATCTGCTGGCCACAGATCTGGCGTCGCGCGGTCTCGACATCAAGGGCGTCGACACGGTCATCAACTACGAGGCGCCACAATCCCTGGAGATCTATGTGCACCGCGTCGGCCGCACGGCCCGTGCGGGGCGCAAGGGTGTGGCGGTAACGCTcgcggccgagacggaccgCAAGGTGGTCAAGTCGGCAgtcaaggcgggcaaggcgcaAGGTGCCAAGATAACGAGTCGCGTGATCTCGCCAGGCGACGCAGACAAGTGGCAAGGGCAGATcgacgagatggaggaggagatcgACGCCGTGATGCaggaagagaaggaggagaagcagtTTGCGCATGCGGAGATGCAAGTGAAGAAGGGTGAGAACATGATGGAACACGAGGCCGAGATCAAGGGGCGACCCAAGCGCACGTGGTTCGAGACGCAGcacgacaagaagaaggctaAGGAGGCGGGGCGGGAGGAGCTCAACGGCATGCGGGAaacgatgaagaagaagggcagcgggcggctgagcaacaaggacaagaagaggCTGGACGCAAAAGCGGATAGGACGGACGAGAAGCTGtggaagaagggcaagaacgcggcggcggcggcggcggcggggcccaagggaagaggcggcggcaagaaggcgggcaaggcgggcaaacccaagggcaaggcaaggcgatga
- the BIM1 gene encoding microtubule integrity protein mal3 (BUSCO:EOG09264KO7~COG:D~COG:Z~EggNog:ENOG503NZ7G), with protein sequence MGESRQELVQWLNSLLQLNITKVEQCGTGAALCQVFDSIYMDVPMSKVKFNASGEWAYVQNFKVLQNIFSKHQIEKPIPVEALIKCKMQDNLEFLQWTKKFWDLNFPDHDYDAVARRKGGALPSSGKAPITTGGARRGGTTPSTGAPRLAKAAGPGTAALQQENAALKETVSGLERERDFYFSKLRDIELLIQEAVEEDPELGKDGTLISQIQAVLYSTEEGFEIPAEEGALDDQETF encoded by the exons ATGGGCGAGTCCAG GCAGGAGCTCGTGCAATGGCTGAacagcctcctccagctcaaCATCACCAAGGTTGAGCAGTGCGGCACTGG AGCCGCTCTGTGCCAGGTGTTTGACAGCATCTACATGGACGTTCCCATGTCCAAGGTCAAGTTCAACGCCAGCGGAGAGTGGGCATACGTGCAGAACTTCAAGGTGCTCCAGA ACATCTTCTCCAAGCACCAGATCGAAAAGCCCATTCCCGTCGAAGCCCTCATCAAGTGCAAGATGCAGGACAACCTCGAATTTCTCCAGTGGACCAAAAAGTTCTGGGACCTCAACTTCCCCGACCACGActacgacgccgtcgcccgcagAAAAGGTGGCGCTCTCCCCAGCTCTGGCAAAGCGCCCATCACGACTGGTGGCGCGCGGAGGGGAGGcaccacgccctcgacgggagccccccgcctcgccaaggccgccggccccggtACCGCGGCCTTGCAACAGGAGAATGCAGCGCTCAAGGAGACGGTCTCTGGGCTCGAACGGGAGCGCGACTTCTACTTCAGCAAGCTGCGCGATATTGAACTACTGATTCAGGAGGCTGTCGAGGAGGACCCGGAGCTCGGGAAGGATGGCACCCTCATTTCGCAGATTCAGGCCGTCCTCTACTCGACCGAGGAGGGCTTCGAGAtccccgccgaggagggtGCTCTCGACGACCAGGAGACCTTTTAG
- a CDS encoding uncharacterized protein (COG:U~EggNog:ENOG503NZ6A) gives MAPPPEIAIPSTSVSEEGSSKPYTLYNITLRLPLRSYIVQKRYSDFASLHAALVEHVGAPPPHPLPGKHWLKSTVSSPALARERQLGLEKYLRTIAETPDRRWRDTSAWRSFLNLPSVGSTTSSAVSAAGMVGNAAAGAADPGTWLDMHRELKVCLHEARQCLSRRDGAAEGSNSTAVAEAGTGAKRALVKAGSLVATLTDGLRKIQESARLGDGELRRRRDLVSAARMERDVLEKLSNNMPSSASSNGRGGSSAQGPPSASEKATLLRGGKPAGGRVLGAPLPETERTRELDNTGVLLLQKQEMAAQDEQLEQLTAIIRRQREMGLQINEEVEAQSEMLDRMEQDATRLQGKVNVANNRIRKM, from the coding sequence ATGGCACCGCCACCCGAAATCGCCATCCCATCGACGAGCGTCTCCGAAGAGGGCTCGTCCAAGCCCTACACGCTCTACAACATCACGCTCCGCCTGCCGCTCCGCTCTTATATCGTCCAGAAGCGCTACTCCGACTTCGCGAGCCTCCacgcggccctcgtcgagcacgtcggtgcgccgccgccgcacccgctGCCTGGCAAGCACTGGCTCAAgtcgaccgtctcgtcgccggcgctggcgcgggagcggcagctcggcctcgagaaATATCTGCGCACCATTGCAGAGACGCCCGACCGCCGATGGCGCGACACGTCGGCGTGGCGATCCTTCCTCAACCTGCCCAGCGTGGGCAGCACCACGAGCTCCGCCGTGtccgcggcgggcatggtgggcaacgcggcagcgggcgcggccgacCCCGGCACGTGGCTGGATATGCACCGGGAGCTCAAGGTCTGCCTgcacgaggcgaggcagtgCCTGTCGCGACGGGATGGGGCCGCCGAGGGGAGCAACAGTACGGCCGTAGCCGAGGCGGGTACCGGGGCGAAGAGAGCGCTCGTCAAGGCGGGAAGCCTCGTGGCGACGTTGACGGACGGGTTGAGGAAGATTCAGGAATCGGCCCGGCTGGGCGACGGGGAgctgcggaggaggcgggacCTGGTCTCGGCGGCACGCATGGAGCGCGACGTCCTGGAGAAGCTCTCCAACAACATGCCCTCGTCAGCATCATCCAACGGACgcggtggcagcagcgcgcagggcccgccctcggcgtcggaaAAGGCGACGCTGCTacgcggcggcaagccggctggcgggcgtgtgcttggggcgccgctgccggagaCGGAACGGACTAGAGAGCTGGACAACAcgggggtgctgctgctgcagaagcaggagatggcggcgcaggacgagcagctggagcagctGACGGCCATCatccggcggcagcgcgagatGGGCCTGCAAATCAACGAAGAGGTGGAGGCGCAGAGCGAGATGCTCGACCGCATGGAGCAGGACGCGACGCGCCTCCAGGGCAAGGTCAACGTGGCGAACAACCGCATCCGCAAGATGTga
- a CDS encoding uncharacterized protein (TransMembrane:2 (o48-69i81-101o)~EggNog:ENOG503NXDU) has protein sequence MSAPPPPPPHGEAPRSSGLPPGKYDIFVIPEHSAGSGFLYLPSLQPNVNSFAAGFASALILVAVFQSMAPAFKVWWEGFQGLGNMGITLLILGVGFGAWSLGRTQNDTPPGARPGPSAAGGGGSAGFGASASGSHAGPPPPPHGDSSPPPPPQQDKPKPSWQQQRSTPQPGTTKADTPKGSWEKAREETRKKEEERKTREAEQKRREEAAKRLAELRAKEARERQEREKDRERKEKEAQDKKDKDLADKRKKDLEEKLANEKKEKEAKEHKLREEQQRAAAAGTGRGASSSYAYSGVGEKTSMWPNGRPNVAPSQAGSPSKSPPSPGKKPPAPTAKTYVSADEDAHSFRPYDQPKTSRRRPSLSSMGGSESSWAPSHTTARTSPPPSFRGPYTTKDPDKIVINAVYLFMNQFAKTPASQLVSGIGSVTDGLILRITTEGLFIDDDVRGVPQREWDVKAWTLKHVETGGWKAKGLHILRANVRDQEGKRYMFVLDETESWKVAVGLQRLRRGTQVRQLGVSSMSPSEARGTLETLGWAE, from the exons atgagcgcgccgcctccgcccccaccccatggcgaggcgcctcgctcgtcggGCCTGCCGCCTGGCAAGTACGACATCTTCGTCATACCAGAGCACTCTGCTGGCTCGGGATTCCTGTACCTGCCGTCATTGCAGCCCAACGTCAacagcttcgccgccggcttcgccTCGGCACTCATCCTCGTTGCCGTATTCCAGAGCATGGCCCCTGCCTTCAAGGTATGGTGGGAGGGTTTTCAGGGCCTGGGCAACATGGGTATAACGCTGCTCATCCTGGGCGTGGGCTTCGGCGCCTGGTCGCTGGGTCGGACGCAAAACGACACCCCGCCCGGCGCCAGGCCgggcccgtcggcggcgggaggaggcggttCAGCAGGCTTtggcgcctccgcctcgggATCTCACgccggtccgccgccgccgccgcacggcGATTCAAGcccaccccctcctcctcagcaagacaagcccaagccctcttggcagcaacaacggtcgacgccgcagccAGGGACCACAAAAGCCGATACGCCCAAGGGATCGTGGGAAAAGGCTCGCGAAGAGACGCGGaaaaaggaagaagagcgcAAGACAAGGGAGGCCGAACAGAAGCGacgcgaggaggcggccaagagaCTGGCTGAGCTGCGCGCCAAGGAGGCGAGGGAGCGGCAGGAGAGGGAAAAGGACCGCGAGCGCAAGGAAAAAGAAGCCCAagacaagaaggacaaggacctcgccgacaagaggaagaaggacCTGGAAGAGAAGCTGGCCaacgagaagaaggaaaaagaGGCAAAGGAGCACAAGCTTCGCGAGGAGCAACAaagagcggccgcggcgggcacgggtcgcggcgccagcagctcgtacGCCTACTCGGGCGTTGGCGAAAAGACGAGCATGTGGCCCAACGGCCGGCCAAACGTTGCGCCCTCGCAGGCCGGCTCGCCGTCCAAGAGCCCGCCCAGCCCCGGTaagaagccgccggcgccgacagccAAGACGTAcgtcagcgccgacgaggacgcgcaCTCGTTCCGGCCCTATGACCAGCCAAAGacgtcgcggcgcaggcccTCGCTTTCGTCCATGGGCGGGTCCGAgtcgtcgtgggcgccaTCGCACACGACCGCTCGCACGTCTCCGCCACCGTCGTTCCGCGGCCCCTACACCACCAAGGACCCGGACAAGATCGTCATCAACGCCGTCTACCTCTTCATGAACCAGTTCGCCAagacgccggccagccagctcgtGTCGGGTATTGGATCGGTGACGGACGGGCTGATCCTTCGCATCACCACCGAGGGCCTTttcatcgacgacgatgtccgAGGCGTCCCGCAGCGCGAATGGGACGTCAAGGCGTGGACCCTCAAACATGTCGAG ACCGGAGGCTGGAAGGCCAAGGGCCTGCACATTCTCCGCGCCAACGTCCGTGACCAAGAGGGCAAGCGGTACATGTTTGTGCTGGACGAGACGGAGAGCTGGAAGGTGGCCGTCGGGCTGCAgcgtctgcgccgcggcACGCAGGTACGCCAGTTGGGCGTGAGCagcatgtcgccgtcggagGCCCGAGGCACGCTGGAGACGCTTGGGTGGGCCGAGTGA